GTGGACCCCCGAACTGTACAGAGGAACAGTGCAAAAGGCAGTGACTATGACAAGCTCATTGTTCTGTTTGGAAGCAGTGACATTGACCAAGAGCTGATAAACAGAATAGAGAGAGCCAGGGACCAGAGACCGCACCGCTTCCTGCACAGATGCACATTCTTCTCACACAGAGACATGAACCAAGTCCTCGATGCCTATGAAAACAAGAAGCTGTTTCACTTGTATGTGGGCAGGGGCCCTTCTTCCAAAGCCATGCATGTAGGCCACCACATCCTGCTCATTTTCACAAAGTGGCTGCAGGACATGTTGAATGTGCTCTTGCTCATCCAGATGGCAGATGAGTAGAAGTACCTGTGGAAGACCTGACCCTGGACCAGGCCTATGGCTATGCTGTGGAAAACGCCAAGGACATCACCTGCGGCTTTCACATCAACAAGCCCATCTTCTCTGACCTCGACTACATGTCCCTGAGCCCAGACTTCTACAAGAACATGGTGAAGATTCAGAAACATGTGAAATTCAACCAAATGAAGGCATTTTTTGCATCGTCAACAGTGACTGCAAGGGGAAGATCAGCTTTCCTGCCATCCAGGCTGCTCCCTCCTCAGCAAGTCATTCCCACAGATCTTTGGGGGCGAGAAGGACGTTCAGGGCCTCATCCCCTGTGCCATCAACCAGGATCCTTACTTCAGGATGACAAGAGATTTCACCCCCAGGATCTTCTATCCTAAACCACCCTGCAACACTCaactttcttcccctccctgcagGGGACTCAGACTGAAAGGAGTGCCACCGACCCCAACTCCCCCATCTTCTTCACAGATACTGACAAGCAGATCAAGACCAAGGTCAAAAAGCATGCATTTTCTGGAGGGAGAGACACCATCAAGGAGCACAGACAGTTTTAGGAAAACTGCCAGGTGGACATGTCCTTCATGTACATGACCTTCTTCCTCGAGGATGAGGACAAGCTGGAGCAGATCAAGAAGGATTACAGCAGTGGAGCCATGCTGACCTGGGAGCTCAAGAAGGAGCTCGTGGaggtcctgcagcccctccttgcGGAGCACCAGGCCAGGTgcaaggaggccagggaggagatAGTCAAAGAGTTCTTGATCCCGCCCCACACAGAGCTGTCCTATGACTTTCAGTAGCGCCCATTTTATATCTGCACAGAAAGAACCATAATTTACCCTGAGGCTCTGTCACATGGCTTCCCATTCCTGGTGTCTGTAACTCTGTGTGTCTGTCCGTCCTGTTTCTCCCTGTGTCATCTTTTCCAAAGACACCCTGTGAGCTGCCTGCTCTGCCCCTAGGAGGACTTCCATTGGAAATCATCCCACCCCACATAGACCCTTAAACCTGATGGTTAGAGAGCCTGTAGTTTAGGTGTTCATTTCAGGAAGTTTAATGGTCACAGGCCTATTTAACCCCATcctccccccgccaaaaaaaacaaacaaacagaaatgctGGATGTGCTTTTGACTGAGAGATCTCCCAGCTTGAAAGCTGCTTTTCACACTGAGTATTGGCCCCAGGTGGCCCCTTTTATTAAGTTGAGTCTGTGGGAGAAACTTTCCAGCTCACTTCCTGAAATCCAGACCTCATGTGTTCCCCTGgaacctctgcccttcccagagCCTCCCCATGCTGCTTCCAGGGACTGGCCCTGAGCACAGGCGCTGTGCCCCCACCCTGTGGCAGCTGAGGGGAATGGGTGTCCTTTGTAGAAACCTTTGACCTGACACTTGATTGGCTGTGAGGCATTGCAAGGAGCAGTGCCCTGCTGGTGTCCGGGGCTGTAGAGAGCaagcagcagccccaggcaccAAGGGAAACATTCAGTCTTGTGCCCTGGGTAGTCTGGGAAAGCAGAAGAATATCCCAGGAAATCCCTCCATGGAGGTGCAGGGTCCACTCCTGAGCACAATACCCTAAATAAACTTCATTTGGTCCCACGGGGGTGGGTGTAGGGTTGGAATATATATGTGACATACAAACCACATCTCCTGGCCAACTGACCTTTGTGGACAGCCAATTGAATTAATTAGCCATTTCAGTGGGAAGAAAGTTAGTCTGTCTGTATCATGTTCAGGCTGCCCTACTTCACATTTAACAGCCACATTTTTGGAgtcatgggaaatctctgtaagaCAAGTCATCACATGGAAAGAAATTACAAGAAACAGGGACTATCAGATATGATGATATACCTTAGGGATTTTTGTCCctaagaatattaaaattaaaagcagattTGAAAAGTGTTCCAAAAGATCTAACtaaatagttaattttataaaaatattttacttcattcTATTCCATAGATGAGTGTGTATTATCTTTCCTTCGGCTAAAGTGTGGCATCattgatttaatatatgtatgaatatatttttcttccagaTCAGGGGGGcagtaaattttaaagtaaaaattcagATAGGAAATATGTTAGGCTTCTAGGCCATATGATCTCTGTGACAATTCCTAAATTCTCATGTTGTAGTGCAAATGTAGCCATAGACAATTCACAAGCAATTCAAAAAATTACTTGGGCTGTGGGTTACAagttttgcttaaaaaataattgtcataATTCATTAGAAACTGAATATTACCAGAGTGATAGTTCTTTCATTTTGCAGGATTATTTTGGGATTCATCCCATGCTTTAGctggcataattttttaaaaatatatttttactgatcttcagagagggagaggaagagagaaaaatatcaatgatgacagagaatcattaatcggctgcatcctgcatgcccactcccctcactggggatcatgcctgcaagccaggcatatgccctgaccagaaccaaaccatgacctcctggttcataggtcaatgctcaaccaatgagccacatcggctgggcaacAAGATCCATTTtaagtaattcttttatttatgtttttttaaatgaatgattgaaataaaaatagaatactaCTAATGCTATAAAAACCAAGAGGAATATATTAAGAATATTGGCTTCATAGTTggtaaaataaacacaaacataaTATTGACGAACCCAAGCAGAAGCtgatttagaaatttttatttgcaCTAGGTGTTAAATTTACAGATGTTGTGGAATAAAAGTTGTCTATACACAGTGAGGCACTCAGGTTGAATTCTGACTGATGTTAAAATGAGAGCGAGACACTAGCCAAGTGAGTAGTAAATAGAAAATTGTCTAatcctcttcttcctctgaaTCCTCCTCTTTGGGTTTGGAGAGGAGTTTCATTACTCGGGGTATAGGAGTCGTCACAGACTCATATTTCCACCCCTTTCTCATAAACATCTTCTCAATCACACCTGGCATCTTGTAGCCCTTGCTTACAATGAAATCTTTGAAGGCAATTGGTCCATAAAGTTCATCAAAATTGTCTGGTTCGAGATGCCTTCCATTGCTCCAATGTTCCTTGGCACGGACAAGTTTAGGGTCGAGCAAAGGCTGGTCATTGGCCAGCTTTTTCCAGCATTTGGGGTCCTGGTACCATGCTCCATACCTTATCTTCTCCCGTTTGGGTTTATAAGGGTCTTCTGGTTTTCGGAGTTTCGTTTCCCAGTTACCTTCCTGCAGGGAGaattttctctgctttatttcaTCTAGCTGTTTGCAGGGCCTGATATTCAAAGGATGCTGGCTTGTTTCCTTTATTTTGCCTGTATTATCGGTCAGTGGGACGTCAAGGttaatttcaaactttttcatgaTGTCCTCTTCATCAATGactatgttttcaaaattctcaTTCATCAATCTGCAGAATTCAATTACTGATGCTTCTCTTTGTTTTTCGTAAACAGGAAGTTTGCGGATATCCATCATGCATGATGCTTTTGTCTCTTCCTCAGGAAACAAACTGCTTAAATCTGACTGGAAACTCTCCTTGGTGGATTCCAGGTGGGCTTTTTCTGCAGGTTCTAGGTTGAcctcctggggaggctccaggttgcCCTCCTCAGGATGTTCTTCACACAGGTGTGTGggggtcttctttctttccttggtgCCCTCATAATACGCCCACGTGTCCTCCAGCACCCTGTCAGAATCTAGCACTTCCAGGACCTTGAGCAGGAGGTCTGGAGGGAGATCTTTCTCCAGATTCGGGCAGTTCGCCAGGGAATGCTGGGTCAGGCTGGCTTCAGCGTTCTCTACAAAGGCCTTctgtgctggctgggctgccaAGAGCGTGGAACACAGGTCCGCTCTCTTGGGCGGCTGCCTGTGAATCTTTTTGGGCGGAGGGCGGGGAATTCTATGAGCAATCAAGGGGGGAAATCCCTCCCGAGGGCCACGAGTGATCACATCTTCAGCAGATGGACAGCCtgttctgaagtcgtccagtCCCTCCTCCACAAATACCCACCGCTGGCTGTCCATGGAGGCGGGGCACTTCCCAAGCTGCTTGTTCTGCCTGGAGAGATAGCAGGAAGGCAACCTGTCCCTGTCCTTGAAAGAGGGCTTACATTTCACGCCCAGGGGCAAGGGCTccagtggcctgggcccaggCATCCACTTCTTTCTGGGCTCTGGCTTCTTGTCGAGCTTCGGCCCTGACTGCCACCGCTTGATCACCCCTGCCTCTATGAGCGCCTTCTTCCTCAGGTCCGACTTTAACAGCCACCCCTCATGGGGCTCAGGTAAGGGCCACTGCCGGCCCGCCATGGCGCCCTTGGCCCAGGGCGCACAGCGGCCTCAGGGGTTTGTTTTCCCAGCCGCCCAGTTGCTAGGAGACCATTGCCAGGCTGGCAGCATTCTTATTCTTTCCTGAGGCGGGTCAGCACGCGCCCCTGCACAGCCTGCATTGTCCTGGGATGGCCCACAAGGTTGGATTCTTGCTTGTGGTAGAGAACTATTCCCGTGTATCGGCACACCACAGGGCAGCTGcccattcatcttttgatggacTTTTGAATTGATTCCAGTCTGAGGCTGTTTGTAAATCAAGTGTCCATGAATATTTCACTTATTCACATCTTCATACAa
The sequence above is a segment of the Myotis daubentonii chromosome X, mMyoDau2.1, whole genome shotgun sequence genome. Coding sequences within it:
- the LOC132223651 gene encoding putative protein FAM47D, giving the protein MAGRQWPLPEPHEGWLLKSDLRKKALIEAGVIKRWQSGPKLDKKPEPRKKWMPGPRPLEPLPLGVKCKPSFKDRDRLPSCYLSRQNKQLGKCPASMDSQRWVFVEEGLDDFRTGCPSAEDVITRGPREGFPPLIAHRIPRPPPKKIHRQPPKRADLCSTLLAAQPAQKAFVENAEASLTQHSLANCPNLEKDLPPDLLLKVLEVLDSDRVLEDTWAYYEGTKERKKTPTHLCEEHPEEGNLEPPQEVNLEPAEKAHLESTKESFQSDLSSLFPEEETKASCMMDIRKLPVYEKQREASVIEFCRLMNENFENIVIDEEDIMKKFEINLDVPLTDNTGKIKETSQHPLNIRPCKQLDEIKQRKFSLQEGNWETKLRKPEDPYKPKREKIRYGAWYQDPKCWKKLANDQPLLDPKLVRAKEHWSNGRHLEPDNFDELYGPIAFKDFIVSKGYKMPGVIEKMFMRKGWKYESVTTPIPRVMKLLSKPKEEDSEEEED